The Vicia villosa cultivar HV-30 ecotype Madison, WI linkage group LG1, Vvil1.0, whole genome shotgun sequence genome includes a region encoding these proteins:
- the LOC131609649 gene encoding uncharacterized protein LOC131609649 has product MSRPVERIAEINDGKELWKIVVRIHHRWKVVSNNKEHFEMIFVDKLGDDIHAVVPAPHVSVFTEKCLLGHTYTVSNFKVVPYVLAFRASGHKYMIKFTAGTSVLDEDKHEIPPKSILFTSFSDIITGRFDKHVLIHVVGMVDSIGYAQTESGAKKQQISMMLRDHSNNMLNCTLWESYADQFIKFNKVRVAASLPTVVLLQYAKVKEEGKYPLSVTNTYNVTLLCVDADFPVMKDFIDRMPEESRVTLSEQLGGNSQYSSQSSENHQLTPVQKLFSKAVVLPIAEIIQLTDVTFCATVATTKLLVASPFGWYKIKIEVTHGGQSCNFVFWNRECEMMLGLSASQLRNTMIQARITDPLDFPLALDQLLKLEMAMKVKWHPRWKNCSVVMIIKNDPIIQQLKEKWGTDEVSSNKLTFVL; this is encoded by the exons ATGTCAAGGCCTGTTGAGAGAATAGCAGAGATCAATGATGGAAAAGAGCTTTGGAAGATTGTTGTTAGGATTCACCACAGATGGAAAGTTGTCTCCAACAACAAGGAACATTTTGAAATGATCTTtgttgacaaattg GGAGATGATATTCATGCTGTTGTTCCAGCACCGCATGTGTCGGTGTTCACCGAAAAATGCTTATTAGGGCATACTTATACTGTATCTAATTTTAAGGTGGTGCCTTATGTTCTGGCCTTCAGGGCATCGGGACACAAATATATGATAAAGTTTACTGCTGGAACGTCTGTTCTTGATGAAGACAAACATGAGATACCCCCGAAATCGATTTTATTTACAAGTTTTTCCGACATCATAACAGGGAGGTTTGACAAACATGTTCTGATTC ATGTCGTTGGAATGGTGGATAGTATTGGTTATGCACAGACTGAGTCAGGTGCAAAGAAGCAGCAAATTAGCATGATGTTGCGTGATCAcag CAACAACATGTTGAACTGTACTCTGTGGGAATCATACGCGGATCAGTTCATCAAGTTTAACAAAGTTAGGGTTGCTGCATCACTCCCTACAGTTGTGTTGCTTCAGTATGCCAAAGTGAAGGAAGAAG GAAAGTATCCTCTCTCTGTGACAAACACCTACAATGTGACCCTTTTATGTGTTGATGCTGATTTTCCGGTCATGAAAGACTTTATTGATAG AATGCCTGAGGAGAGCAGGGTAACCCTGTCTGAACAACTTGGAGGGAATTCCCAATATTCCTCCCAAAGTTCTGAAAATCACCAGCTCACTCCTGTGCAAAAATTGTTCTCAAAGGCTGTTGTTTTGCCTATTGCTGAGATTATTCAACTTACGGAT GTTACATTTTGTGCTACTGTCGCTACAACAAAATTATTAGTAGCATCTCCGTTTGGATG GTATAAGATTAAAATTGAGGTTACTCACGGGGGCCAAAGCTGCAATTTTGTCTTCTGGAACAGAGAATGTGAAATGATGTTGGGTTTATCTGCATCGCAACTTCGTAACACTATGATTCAG GCTAGAATTACTGATCCATTGGACTTTCCGTTAGCACTTGATCAGTTGTTGAAGTTGGAAATGGCTATGAAGGTTAAGTGGCATCCACGCTGGAAGAACTGTTCCGTCGTTATGATTATAAAAAATGATCCTATTATCCAACAACTTAAGGAAAAATGGGGAACAGATGAGGTCAGCTCTAATAAACTGACATTTGTTTTATAA